Within Streptomyces roseirectus, the genomic segment AAGGCGAGGGTCAGCCGGTGGCGGCGCATGTCCCGGATCGTCGCCGCGAACTGCCGCAGCCCCGGCGCGGACGCCCGCGCGTGAGGAGCCGGGGGCCGGTCGCGCAGCCGCAGCAGCGGGATCAGCGTGAAACCGCCCCACCACAGGCCCGCCGACGCCAGACAGATCCGCACGGCCGTCGACTCGGACACCCCGAACGAGTCGTGCGCCAGGTACAGCACCAGATCGACGACCAGGACGATCGAACCGGCCGCGTACCCGAACGCCCACCCGCGCGAGGAGACCGCGTCCCGCTCCTCGGGGCCCGCGATCTGGGGCAGGTAGGCGTTGTAGAGCATCATCGACACGGCCTGGGAGGCGTTCGCGACGATCAGCAGGGCCCCGCCCAGCAGATACCGGTCGCCGCCCAGGAAGAACATCCCCAGCGTCGCCGCCGCCCCCGTGTACGCCGTCACCGCCAGGAGCGGCTTCTTGCGTCCCTTGCGGTCCGCCGCGGCCCCCACCAGGGGCATCAGGACGACGGCCACGATCACCGACAGGGACACCGAGTACGCGAAGAACGACCCCGCGCGCACCGGGATCCCGAGGGGGTGCACATAGCCGTCGGCGTCGGCGGCCTCCTCGGCGACCGACGTCAGATAGGGGCCCAGGAACACGGTGAGGACGCTCGTCGAGTAGACGGAGCACGCCCAGTCGTAGAAGTACCAGCCGCGCTGCTCGCGCCGGCGGTCCGTGGCGTCCGCCACCAGGGTGTCGCTCCCCACCCGTGCCTCGCTTCCCCGTGGAACCGCCGCGCGAGGCGCCTCAGGCCCAGACGCCCCGCTCCTGCATGACCTCGCGCAGCGTGCCGATGTGATCGGTCATGATGCCATCCACGCCGAGGTCCAGGAGCCGGTGCATGCGCGCCGGTTCGTTGACGGTCCACACGTGCACCTGGAGTCCGCGCGCGTGGGCCGCGCGCACGAAGCGCCGGTCCACCACCGGGATGCCCGACTGGGCCACCGGCACCTGCGCGGCCACCGCCGACCGCCGCACCGTCGCGGGCACGCCCCAGGAGCGCAGCCGCAGGTTCAGCACGCCCCGCGTCCCGTACGACGTCGCCAGGCGCGGCCCCGCCAGCCGCTGGGCGCGCAGCACCCGCGCCTCCGAGAAGGAGCCCACGCAGACGCGGTCCCAGGAGTTCGTGCGGGCGATCAGGTTGAGCAGCGGGTG encodes:
- a CDS encoding glycerophosphodiester phosphodiesterase, which translates into the protein MTTLIRHPYLDHPGPIPFAHRGGAADGLENTVAQFQRAVAAGYRYIETDVHATRDGKLAAFHDATLDRVTDGAGRIADLPWADVARARVGGKEPVPLFEELLETFPEVHWNVDMKAEPALHPLLNLIARTNSWDRVCVGSFSEARVLRAQRLAGPRLATSYGTRGVLNLRLRSWGVPATVRRSAVAAQVPVAQSGIPVVDRRFVRAAHARGLQVHVWTVNEPARMHRLLDLGVDGIMTDHIGTLREVMQERGVWA
- a CDS encoding MFS transporter; amino-acid sequence: MGSDTLVADATDRRREQRGWYFYDWACSVYSTSVLTVFLGPYLTSVAEEAADADGYVHPLGIPVRAGSFFAYSVSLSVIVAVVLMPLVGAAADRKGRKKPLLAVTAYTGAAATLGMFFLGGDRYLLGGALLIVANASQAVSMMLYNAYLPQIAGPEERDAVSSRGWAFGYAAGSIVLVVDLVLYLAHDSFGVSESTAVRICLASAGLWWGGFTLIPLLRLRDRPPAPHARASAPGLRQFAATIRDMRRHRLTLAFLLAYLIYNDGIQTVISQASVYGSEELGLSQSTLITAVLLVQVLAVAGALGMGRLARTYGAKRTILGSLAAWTLTLGAGYFLPAGNPVGFFLLAAAIGMVLGGSQALSRSLFSHLVPPGKEAEYFSAYEMSDRGMSWLGPLLFGVTYQLTGSYRDAIISLVVFFVVGFVLLARVPVRRAIGDAGNPVPEKI